From Achromobacter spanius, a single genomic window includes:
- the prs gene encoding ribose-phosphate diphosphokinase has translation MFTITALIEGQRTTDTPAAFRFPGGEMQVTIPAGLREQADAAREFRIHALLKSADDVMQLLLLTDALRRLNPAAPVHLDMPYVPYARQDRVCNPGEALGAAVFCKLINDQQYATVTIVEPHSDVTPALLQRVRVIDAAAFLKQALAAPAFARGVTLMAPDAGARKRVQALAKALGVADVRYAEKVRDPQTGRITETRVPDDIPAQPLLVVDDICDGGRTFLELAAALADKTRQPLYLYVTHGIFSKGLTELKARYAEIFTAYDWTRTDAAAAPGAGAVLVN, from the coding sequence ATGTTCACCATCACCGCACTCATTGAAGGGCAACGCACGACCGACACGCCGGCCGCGTTCCGGTTTCCGGGCGGCGAGATGCAGGTCACCATTCCCGCGGGCCTGCGCGAACAAGCCGACGCCGCGCGCGAATTCCGCATCCACGCCTTGCTGAAGTCGGCCGACGACGTCATGCAGTTGCTGCTGCTGACCGACGCGCTGCGCCGCCTGAACCCGGCCGCGCCCGTGCACCTGGACATGCCCTACGTGCCGTACGCCCGCCAGGACCGCGTCTGCAACCCGGGCGAGGCGCTGGGCGCCGCCGTGTTCTGCAAGCTCATCAACGACCAGCAGTACGCCACCGTCACCATCGTGGAACCGCACAGCGACGTTACGCCGGCGCTGTTGCAGCGGGTGCGGGTGATCGACGCCGCCGCCTTTCTGAAGCAAGCGCTGGCCGCGCCGGCCTTTGCCCGGGGCGTCACGCTGATGGCCCCGGACGCCGGCGCCCGCAAGCGGGTGCAGGCGCTGGCCAAGGCGCTGGGCGTGGCGGACGTGCGCTACGCGGAAAAGGTCCGCGACCCGCAAACCGGCCGCATCACTGAAACCCGCGTGCCCGACGATATCCCGGCGCAGCCGCTGCTGGTGGTCGACGACATCTGCGATGGCGGACGCACGTTCCTGGAACTGGCCGCCGCGCTGGCCGACAAGACCCGCCAGCCGCTCTACCTGTATGTCACGCACGGCATCTTCAGCAAGGGCCTGACGGAACTGAAGGCCCGCTACGCAGAGATTTTCACCGCTTACGACTGGACCCGCACCGACGCGGCCGCCGCGCCCGGCGCCGGCGCAGTGCTGGTCAACTGA
- a CDS encoding NUDIX hydrolase produces the protein MDYPQPLVTVDAVLLTLRESGLEVALHQRDREPYQGAMALPGGVVHANEDTSTEDSIRRVLRDKTGFEPRYLEQLQVFSGQDRDPRQWSLSVAYVALVPAAELAAATRAAFRFVSVDALPPLAFDHADIVTAAVDRLRSKSTYSTLPFFLLPERFTLTQLQHTYEAILQTRLEKSNFRRKMEAWGALETTDEVVGGAQRPARLYRLKDFTFFDRSIGCRSIG, from the coding sequence TTGGACTACCCCCAGCCGCTCGTCACCGTCGACGCCGTCCTTCTCACCCTGCGCGAATCCGGCCTGGAAGTCGCGCTGCACCAGCGCGACCGCGAGCCGTATCAAGGCGCGATGGCGCTGCCTGGCGGCGTGGTGCACGCCAACGAGGACACGTCCACCGAAGACAGCATCCGGCGGGTGTTGCGCGACAAGACCGGCTTCGAGCCGCGCTATCTGGAGCAATTGCAGGTGTTTTCCGGCCAGGACCGGGATCCCCGGCAGTGGTCGCTGTCGGTGGCCTATGTGGCGCTGGTGCCCGCCGCCGAACTGGCCGCCGCCACGCGCGCGGCGTTTCGTTTCGTCAGCGTGGACGCATTGCCGCCGCTGGCGTTCGACCACGCCGACATTGTCACGGCGGCCGTGGACCGACTGCGCAGCAAGTCCACCTATTCCACGCTGCCGTTCTTTCTGCTGCCCGAGCGCTTCACGCTGACCCAACTGCAGCACACCTACGAGGCGATCCTGCAGACCCGGCTGGAGAAGTCGAATTTCCGCCGCAAGATGGAGGCGTGGGGCGCGCTCGAGACCACCGATGAAGTGGTCGGAGGCGCGCAGCGCCCCGCGCGCCTTTATCGGCTGAAGGATTTCACGTTTTTCGACCGCAGCATCGGCTGCCGCAGCATCGGCTGA
- a CDS encoding SURF1 family protein encodes MAAVKDISSRDTSRNPRSKATLVILGLLAVAIFAGLCALGTWQVHRLAWKRALIAQVDQRAHAPATPAPGKSEWAQLTQDNAEYRHVTASGTYLFDKQTLVQAATELGSGYWVMTPLQLADGGTVLVNRGFVLPAWRKDAANTAQPPAPGQVTGLLRMGEPASGFLRNNDPAANLWYSRDLPGIAAARGLGDVAPYFIDADAASSPGKDAAREPVGGLTMINFPNNHLTYAITWYALALMVIVGVVIFVREEKRARRPG; translated from the coding sequence ATGGCTGCAGTCAAAGACATTTCTTCACGCGACACCTCCCGTAATCCGCGCAGCAAGGCAACCCTGGTCATCCTGGGGTTGCTGGCTGTTGCCATCTTCGCCGGGCTTTGCGCCCTGGGCACCTGGCAGGTGCACCGGCTGGCCTGGAAGCGTGCGCTGATCGCGCAGGTGGATCAGCGGGCCCACGCGCCCGCCACGCCCGCCCCCGGCAAGAGCGAATGGGCGCAGCTGACGCAGGACAACGCCGAGTACCGCCACGTCACCGCATCCGGCACCTACCTCTTCGACAAGCAGACGCTGGTGCAGGCCGCCACAGAACTGGGCAGCGGCTATTGGGTCATGACGCCGCTGCAACTGGCGGACGGCGGCACCGTGCTGGTGAACCGGGGCTTCGTGCTGCCGGCATGGCGCAAGGACGCGGCCAATACCGCCCAGCCGCCCGCGCCGGGCCAGGTCACGGGATTGCTGCGCATGGGCGAACCGGCCAGCGGCTTTCTGCGCAACAACGACCCGGCCGCCAACCTCTGGTACTCACGCGATCTGCCCGGCATCGCGGCGGCGCGCGGGCTTGGCGACGTGGCGCCCTACTTCATTGACGCCGACGCCGCGTCCAGCCCAGGCAAGGATGCGGCCCGCGAGCCGGTAGGCGGGCTTACGATGATCAACTTCCCGAACAACCATCTGACGTATGCCATCACCTGGTATGCGCTGGCGCTGATGGTGATCGTGGGCGTGGTGATCTTCGTGCGCGAGGAAAAGCGCGCGCGCCGGCCGGGCTGA
- the cyoD gene encoding cytochrome o ubiquinol oxidase subunit IV yields the protein MTSHMDNLADTGHGGHHGHDHHDGHHDDDDGAGHGTFKSYMTGFVLAAILTAIPFWLVMDRVIDSSRVTGLVILAFAVVQIVVHIIYFLHLDTKSESGWNMLALIFTLVLVVITLSGSIWIMYHLNSNMMPMSPHDMRKMP from the coding sequence ATGACGTCGCATATGGATAACCTGGCGGACACCGGCCACGGCGGCCATCACGGCCACGATCATCACGATGGCCACCATGACGATGACGACGGCGCCGGCCACGGCACCTTCAAGAGCTACATGACCGGCTTCGTGCTGGCGGCCATCCTGACGGCCATTCCGTTCTGGCTGGTCATGGACCGCGTCATCGACAGCTCGCGGGTCACCGGCCTGGTGATCCTGGCCTTTGCCGTCGTGCAGATCGTGGTCCACATCATCTACTTCCTGCACCTGGACACCAAGTCCGAAAGCGGGTGGAACATGTTGGCGTTAATATTCACGCTTGTGCTGGTCGTCATCACGCTCAGCGGATCCATCTGGATCATGTACCACTTGAACTCCAACATGATGCCCATGTCCCCGCATGACATGCGCAAGATGCCCTGA
- a CDS encoding ankyrin repeat domain-containing protein, producing MAYINFWRVCVVLTLGAIGFDAAADDRAANGRAANGRGAQLLEASASGETARVRHLLAEGAPIETRDGEGNTPLLRATQSNHVQAAAALIEAGANVNAQNRMQDSAYLLAGAQGYREILELTLSHGADLKSTNRYGGTALIPACERGHVEVVKRLLAAGVDPNHVNRLGWTGLLEAIILSDGGPRHQAIVALLIEGGADVNLADKDGRTPLQHARQRGQTEIVQMLERARAR from the coding sequence ATGGCTTACATCAACTTCTGGCGCGTCTGCGTCGTGCTGACGCTCGGCGCAATCGGCTTTGACGCCGCGGCGGACGATCGGGCCGCGAATGGCCGGGCCGCGAACGGCCGTGGCGCGCAATTGCTGGAGGCGTCAGCTAGCGGCGAGACGGCGCGCGTGCGCCACCTGCTGGCCGAGGGCGCGCCGATCGAGACGCGGGACGGGGAGGGCAACACGCCGCTGCTGCGCGCCACGCAGAGCAACCATGTGCAGGCCGCGGCAGCGCTGATCGAGGCGGGTGCCAACGTGAACGCCCAGAACCGCATGCAGGACAGCGCGTACTTGCTGGCCGGCGCGCAGGGATATCGCGAGATCCTTGAACTGACGCTGTCGCATGGCGCCGATCTGAAAAGCACCAACCGCTATGGCGGCACGGCCTTGATTCCGGCGTGCGAGCGGGGCCATGTCGAGGTCGTGAAACGGCTGCTGGCGGCCGGGGTCGATCCCAACCACGTCAACCGCCTGGGTTGGACGGGCCTGCTCGAGGCCATCATCCTGAGCGACGGCGGACCGCGCCATCAGGCTATTGTGGCGTTGCTGATCGAAGGGGGAGCGGACGTGAATCTGGCCGACAAGGACGGTCGCACACCGTTGCAGCACGCGCGTCAGCGCGGGCAGACGGAAATCGTGCAGATGCTGGAGCGCGCCCGGGCGCGGTAG
- the cyoA gene encoding ubiquinol oxidase subunit II: protein MSSFARLRGLILFAALPLLAGCNAVLLSPSGDVAVQQRNLIIISTGLMLIIIVPVIILTLLFAWRYRASNKEAAYDPDWNHSTMLELLIWAAPLLIIIALGALTWVSTHQLDPYRPLARLSEGREVPPNTKPLVVEVVALDWKWLFLYPEQGVAAVNEMAAPVDRPIQFKITSSSVMNSFFVPALAGQIYAMPGMQTTLHAVINHPGEYEGLSANYSGSGFSGMRFRFHGLDQKGFDDWVAQAQKSQATLDRAAYLKLEQPSERNPVQLYATVAPGLFDAIVNRCVEPNRMCMRDAMAIDAQGGAGIPGAHNLTTLDPQVREKLGLTETPPRKYVGAMCTASEGLVL, encoded by the coding sequence ATGTCGTCCTTCGCAAGGCTCCGCGGATTGATCCTGTTTGCCGCCCTGCCGCTGCTCGCCGGGTGCAATGCGGTCCTGCTGTCGCCATCGGGCGACGTGGCCGTGCAACAACGCAACTTGATCATCATCTCCACCGGCTTGATGCTCATCATCATCGTGCCGGTCATCATCCTCACGCTGCTGTTCGCATGGCGCTATCGCGCCAGCAACAAAGAAGCCGCCTACGATCCCGACTGGAATCACTCCACAATGTTGGAGCTGCTGATCTGGGCCGCGCCGCTGCTCATCATCATCGCGCTCGGCGCCCTCACGTGGGTCAGCACGCACCAGCTCGATCCCTACCGCCCGCTGGCGCGCCTGTCCGAAGGCCGCGAAGTGCCGCCCAACACCAAGCCGCTGGTCGTCGAAGTGGTCGCGCTGGACTGGAAGTGGCTGTTCCTCTATCCCGAACAGGGCGTGGCCGCCGTCAACGAGATGGCCGCGCCGGTGGACCGTCCCATCCAGTTCAAGATCACGTCGTCATCGGTCATGAACTCGTTCTTCGTGCCCGCCCTGGCCGGCCAGATCTACGCCATGCCTGGCATGCAGACCACGCTGCACGCCGTCATCAACCACCCCGGCGAATACGAAGGCCTGTCCGCCAACTACAGCGGCTCGGGCTTTTCGGGCATGCGCTTTCGCTTTCATGGCCTGGACCAGAAGGGTTTTGACGACTGGGTCGCACAGGCCCAGAAATCGCAGGCCACGCTGGACCGCGCGGCGTATCTGAAGCTTGAACAACCCAGCGAGCGCAACCCGGTGCAGCTTTACGCCACCGTTGCGCCTGGCCTTTTCGACGCCATCGTGAACCGCTGCGTCGAACCCAACCGCATGTGCATGCGCGATGCCATGGCGATCGACGCGCAAGGCGGCGCCGGCATACCGGGCGCGCACAACCTCACCACCCTGGACCCGCAAGTGCGCGAGAAGCTGGGCCTTACGGAAACGCCGCCGCGCAAGTATGTCGGCGCCATGTGCACGGCCTCTGAAGGACTGGTGCTCTAG
- a CDS encoding porin, with amino-acid sequence MKKTLLAAAMLASFAGVAQAEPSVTLYGVIDTGLGYNKIKGDGYSGSKVGMINGIQAGSRWGLRGSEDLGDGLRAVFKLESGFDSANGDRGQSGRLFGRQATIGLANDAWGSLEFGRQATVGSNYLADIDPFYTSYTQSNLGLGFSAANTMRWDNMVMYRTPSVNGFEFAIGYSFNADDTTADQTGFRTADNTRGITTGLRYVQGPLNVTLTYDQLNGANRSTIDNGATPRQYALGASYDLEVVKLAAAYGRTTDGWFVGQDLPAGTPFSDEFGTNRFVDGFKANSYMLGATFPVGASGSLFTSWQHVAPSNDKLTGGDDNMNVYSVGYTYDLSKRTNLYAYGSYGTDYAFIDGLKSTAAGVGIRHQF; translated from the coding sequence ATGAAAAAGACGCTGCTCGCCGCGGCAATGCTGGCTTCTTTCGCAGGCGTTGCCCAGGCAGAACCGTCAGTCACTCTTTACGGTGTCATCGACACCGGCCTCGGCTACAACAAAATCAAGGGCGACGGCTACAGTGGTTCCAAAGTCGGCATGATCAACGGCATCCAGGCCGGCTCCCGCTGGGGCCTGCGCGGATCCGAAGATCTGGGCGACGGCCTGCGCGCCGTCTTCAAGCTGGAAAGCGGCTTTGACTCCGCCAACGGCGACCGCGGCCAATCCGGCCGCCTGTTCGGCCGCCAAGCCACCATCGGTCTGGCCAACGACGCCTGGGGCTCGCTGGAATTCGGCCGCCAAGCCACGGTCGGCTCGAACTACCTGGCCGACATCGATCCCTTCTACACCAGCTACACCCAATCCAACCTGGGCCTGGGTTTCAGCGCGGCCAACACCATGCGCTGGGACAACATGGTCATGTACCGCACCCCGTCGGTGAACGGCTTCGAATTCGCCATCGGCTATTCGTTCAACGCGGACGACACCACGGCTGACCAGACCGGCTTCCGCACCGCGGACAACACCCGCGGCATCACCACCGGCCTGCGCTACGTGCAGGGTCCGCTGAACGTGACGCTGACGTACGACCAGTTGAACGGCGCCAACCGCAGCACCATCGACAACGGCGCCACGCCGCGCCAGTACGCCTTGGGCGCGTCGTACGACCTGGAAGTGGTCAAGCTGGCTGCCGCTTACGGCCGCACCACCGACGGCTGGTTCGTCGGCCAGGACCTGCCGGCCGGCACGCCGTTCAGCGATGAATTTGGCACCAACCGCTTCGTGGACGGCTTCAAGGCCAATTCCTACATGCTGGGCGCTACCTTCCCCGTGGGCGCTTCCGGCAGCCTGTTCACCTCGTGGCAGCACGTGGCCCCGTCCAACGACAAGCTGACGGGCGGCGACGACAACATGAACGTCTACAGCGTGGGCTACACCTACGACCTGTCCAAGCGCACCAACCTGTACGCCTACGGTTCGTACGGCACGGACTACGCGTTCATCGACGGTCTGAAGAGCACCGCCGCCGGCGTGGGCATCCGCCACCAGTTCTAA
- the cyoC gene encoding cytochrome o ubiquinol oxidase subunit III — translation MSDTLAHPMPGGAAPSSQEPVFYVPGEHHPKNGTLLGFWVYLMSDCLIFACLFAVYGVLGRSFAAGPSGADLFDLPLVAVNTSLLLLSSITYGFAMLEMRRNRIGATQLWLAVTGILGLGFLSLEIYEFWHLIHQGAGPQRSAFLSAFFTLVGTHGLHVTFGIVWLVTLMLQVRMHGLIPENRRRLMCLSMFWHFLDLIWVGVFTFVYLMGVLP, via the coding sequence ATGTCTGATACCCTCGCCCATCCCATGCCCGGCGGCGCTGCGCCGTCGTCCCAGGAACCGGTCTTCTACGTTCCTGGCGAACATCATCCCAAGAACGGCACGCTGCTCGGGTTCTGGGTCTACCTGATGAGCGATTGCCTCATCTTTGCGTGCCTGTTCGCGGTCTACGGCGTGCTCGGCCGCAGCTTCGCGGCGGGACCGTCCGGCGCGGACCTGTTCGACCTGCCGCTGGTGGCGGTGAACACATCGCTGCTGCTGCTCTCGTCCATCACCTACGGATTCGCGATGCTGGAGATGCGGCGCAACCGCATCGGCGCCACGCAGTTGTGGCTGGCCGTGACCGGCATCCTGGGCCTGGGCTTTCTGTCGCTGGAAATCTACGAGTTCTGGCACCTGATCCATCAGGGCGCCGGCCCGCAGCGCAGCGCCTTCCTGTCGGCGTTCTTCACGCTGGTCGGCACGCACGGGCTGCACGTCACGTTCGGCATCGTGTGGCTGGTGACGTTGATGCTGCAGGTGCGCATGCACGGCCTGATTCCTGAAAACCGCCGCCGCCTGATGTGCCTGTCGATGTTCTGGCACTTCCTGGACCTGATCTGGGTGGGCGTGTTCACCTTCGTGTATCTGATGGGAGTGCTGCCATGA
- the cyoB gene encoding cytochrome o ubiquinol oxidase subunit I, producing the protein MPDQPDLTKLIFGRLTWDAIPFHDPILLGTFFVVAAGGIVLLGSVTYYKKWGYLWREWFTSIDHKKIGIMYVILGIVMLLRGFADAIMMRSQQAVAFGDSTGFLPPHHYDQIFTAHGVIMIFFVAMPLVTGLMNFIVPLQIGARDVAFPFLNNFSFWMTAGGVILVMMSLFVGEFARTGWLAYPPLSGILHSPDVGVDYYIWALQIAGVGTLLSGVNLLVTIVKMRAPGMKMMRMPIFTWTALCTNVLIVAAFPVLTAVLALLSMDRYVGTNFFTADFGGNAMMYVNLIWIWGHPEVYILILPAFGIFSEVVSTYCRKRLFGYASMVYATVVITVLSYLVWLHHFFTMGSGASVNSFFGITTMIISIPTGAKIFNWLFTMYRGRIRFEVPMLWTLGFMVTFVIGGMTGVLLAVPPADFALHNSLFLIAHFHNVIIGGVLFGLMAGITYWFPKAFGYKLDPFWGKCSFWFWLVGFYVAFMPLYVLGLMGVTRRVNHFEDMSLQIWFQIAAFGALLIACGIASFIIQLVVSYRRRDQLRDTTGDPWDGRTLEWSTSSPPPVYNFAFTPRVHDLDAWWQMKQHGYQRPQQGFIPIHMPKNTWAGIVLAGISVVLGFALIWHMWPLVVLSFAALILVSIIHTFNYKRDYYVPAAEVVATEDARTRLLAQHV; encoded by the coding sequence ATGCCTGATCAACCTGACCTCACCAAGCTGATCTTCGGCCGGCTTACCTGGGACGCCATTCCTTTTCACGATCCCATCCTGCTGGGCACCTTCTTCGTGGTGGCGGCGGGCGGCATCGTGCTGCTGGGCTCCGTCACGTACTACAAGAAGTGGGGCTACCTGTGGCGCGAGTGGTTCACCAGCATCGACCACAAGAAGATCGGGATCATGTACGTGATCCTCGGCATCGTGATGCTGCTGCGCGGCTTTGCCGACGCCATCATGATGCGGTCCCAGCAGGCCGTGGCCTTCGGCGACTCCACCGGCTTTCTGCCGCCGCACCACTACGACCAGATCTTCACGGCGCACGGCGTGATCATGATCTTCTTCGTGGCGATGCCGCTGGTCACGGGGCTGATGAATTTCATCGTGCCGCTGCAGATCGGCGCACGCGACGTCGCGTTTCCGTTCCTGAACAATTTCAGCTTCTGGATGACCGCGGGCGGCGTGATCCTGGTGATGATGTCGCTGTTCGTAGGGGAATTCGCCCGCACCGGCTGGCTGGCCTATCCACCGTTATCGGGCATCCTGCACAGTCCGGACGTCGGGGTTGACTACTACATATGGGCCTTGCAGATAGCGGGCGTGGGAACACTGCTATCGGGGGTGAACCTGCTGGTCACCATCGTGAAGATGCGCGCACCCGGCATGAAGATGATGCGCATGCCCATCTTCACGTGGACCGCGCTGTGCACCAACGTGCTGATCGTGGCGGCCTTCCCCGTGCTGACGGCGGTGCTGGCGCTGCTGTCGATGGACCGCTACGTGGGCACCAATTTCTTCACGGCCGACTTCGGCGGCAACGCCATGATGTACGTGAACCTGATCTGGATCTGGGGCCACCCCGAGGTCTACATCCTGATCCTGCCCGCATTCGGCATCTTTTCCGAAGTGGTGTCCACGTACTGCCGCAAGCGCCTGTTCGGTTATGCGTCCATGGTGTACGCCACGGTCGTGATCACCGTGCTGTCGTACCTGGTGTGGCTGCACCACTTCTTCACCATGGGGTCCGGGGCCAGCGTGAACTCGTTCTTCGGGATCACGACAATGATCATTTCGATCCCGACCGGCGCCAAGATCTTCAACTGGCTGTTCACCATGTATCGCGGGCGCATCCGCTTTGAAGTCCCGATGCTCTGGACGCTCGGCTTCATGGTCACCTTCGTGATCGGCGGCATGACGGGCGTGCTGCTGGCCGTGCCGCCCGCGGACTTCGCGCTGCACAACAGCCTGTTCCTGATCGCGCACTTTCACAACGTGATCATCGGCGGCGTGCTGTTCGGGCTGATGGCCGGCATCACGTACTGGTTCCCGAAGGCGTTCGGCTACAAGCTCGATCCGTTCTGGGGCAAGTGCTCGTTCTGGTTCTGGCTGGTGGGCTTTTACGTGGCCTTCATGCCGCTGTACGTGCTGGGCCTGATGGGCGTGACGCGCCGCGTGAATCACTTTGAAGACATGTCGCTGCAGATCTGGTTCCAGATCGCGGCCTTCGGCGCGCTGCTGATCGCGTGCGGCATCGCCAGCTTCATCATCCAGCTCGTGGTCAGCTACCGCCGCCGCGATCAGTTGCGCGACACCACGGGCGATCCGTGGGACGGCCGCACGCTCGAATGGTCCACCTCGTCGCCGCCGCCCGTGTACAACTTTGCGTTCACGCCGCGCGTGCATGATCTGGACGCCTGGTGGCAGATGAAGCAGCACGGCTACCAGCGTCCGCAACAGGGCTTCATTCCGATCCACATGCCGAAGAACACCTGGGCGGGCATCGTCCTGGCCGGGATCAGCGTGGTGCTGGGTTTTGCGCTGATCTGGCACATGTGGCCGCTGGTGGTGCTGTCGTTCGCGGCGCTGATCCTCGTGTCGATCATCCATACCTTCAACTACAAGCGCGACTACTACGTGCCGGCCGCTGAGGTCGTCGCCACGGAAGACGCCCGTACAAGGCTGCTAGCGCAACATGTCTGA
- a CDS encoding nicotinate phosphoribosyltransferase gives MNAPDTLAPKLKNGLNPFLQADFYKTGHPFQYPKGTNKILANFTPRSARLAPVLPELFDEKIVWFGLQGFIKEILIGLFNREFFGKPASTAVRQYQRRVDNALGKGAVTVDHLQALHDLGYLPLEIRSVPEGARVDIRVPPVTFINTRPEFAWLVTYIETLFSCESWKPSTVATIAFEYRKLLTYFAQLTGSPMAFVDWQGHDFSMRGMSGLYDARKCGAGHLLSFTGTDTIPAIDYLEDIYNADSDRELIGGSVPATEHSVMCLGSKEGEIETIRRLVKEVYPAGIVSVVSDTWDFWQVVTDFAAALKSEIMSRQPDALGNAKVVFRPDSGDPVKILTGYFCTDVPDVQDRAALQAAQAAGFEAVRDAATGTYWLLGEDASAQQTLREPEVKGAVQCLWDTFGGVETDRGYKLLNPHVGLIYGDSITLTRGRDILVRLERKGFASGNVVLGIGSYTYQYLTRDTFGWALKATYAEVNGEPQELVKDPVTDSGVKKSAKGLLRVDETPDGFVLHDQQTPEQAAGGALAPVFRDGELLVEQSLAEIRARLQGSWVCPEPGSIRWPAC, from the coding sequence ATGAATGCGCCCGACACCCTGGCCCCCAAGCTCAAGAACGGCCTGAACCCCTTCCTGCAGGCGGATTTCTACAAGACCGGCCACCCGTTCCAGTACCCCAAGGGCACGAACAAGATCCTCGCCAACTTCACGCCGCGTTCGGCACGCCTGGCGCCGGTGCTGCCGGAACTGTTCGACGAGAAGATCGTCTGGTTCGGCCTGCAGGGCTTCATCAAGGAAATCCTGATCGGCCTGTTCAACCGCGAGTTCTTCGGCAAGCCCGCCAGCACCGCCGTGCGCCAGTATCAACGCCGCGTGGACAACGCGCTGGGCAAGGGCGCGGTCACGGTGGATCACCTGCAGGCGCTGCACGACCTGGGCTATCTGCCGCTGGAAATCCGCTCGGTGCCCGAAGGCGCGCGCGTCGACATCCGCGTGCCGCCGGTCACCTTTATCAACACCCGGCCGGAATTTGCCTGGCTGGTGACCTATATCGAAACCCTGTTCAGCTGCGAGTCCTGGAAGCCGTCCACCGTCGCCACCATCGCCTTCGAATACCGCAAGCTGCTGACCTATTTCGCGCAACTGACCGGAAGCCCGATGGCCTTCGTGGACTGGCAGGGCCACGACTTCTCGATGCGCGGCATGTCCGGCCTGTACGACGCGCGCAAGTGCGGCGCGGGTCACCTGCTGTCCTTCACCGGCACCGACACGATCCCGGCCATCGACTACCTGGAAGACATCTACAACGCGGATTCCGACCGGGAACTCATCGGCGGCTCGGTGCCCGCGACGGAGCACTCAGTCATGTGCCTGGGCAGCAAGGAAGGTGAGATCGAGACCATCCGCCGCCTGGTCAAAGAGGTGTATCCGGCGGGCATCGTGTCGGTGGTGTCTGACACCTGGGACTTCTGGCAGGTGGTGACCGACTTCGCCGCGGCGCTCAAGTCCGAGATCATGAGCCGCCAGCCGGATGCGCTGGGCAACGCCAAGGTCGTGTTCCGGCCTGATTCCGGCGACCCCGTGAAGATCCTGACCGGCTACTTCTGCACCGATGTGCCGGACGTGCAGGACCGCGCCGCCCTGCAAGCGGCGCAGGCCGCGGGCTTTGAGGCCGTGCGCGATGCGGCCACGGGCACGTACTGGCTGCTGGGCGAGGACGCCAGCGCGCAGCAGACGCTGCGCGAGCCCGAGGTGAAGGGCGCCGTGCAATGCTTGTGGGACACGTTCGGCGGCGTGGAGACCGATCGCGGCTACAAGCTGCTGAATCCGCACGTGGGCCTGATCTACGGCGATTCCATCACGCTGACCCGGGGGCGCGACATCCTGGTGCGGCTGGAGCGCAAGGGCTTTGCGTCGGGCAACGTGGTGCTGGGCATCGGTTCGTACACCTATCAGTACCTGACCCGCGACACCTTCGGCTGGGCGCTGAAGGCCACGTACGCCGAGGTCAACGGCGAGCCGCAGGAACTGGTCAAGGACCCGGTCACCGATTCCGGCGTGAAGAAGTCCGCCAAGGGCTTGCTGCGCGTGGACGAGACGCCGGACGGCTTTGTGCTGCACGACCAGCAGACGCCCGAGCAGGCGGCGGGCGGCGCGCTGGCGCCGGTGTTCCGTGACGGCGAGCTGCTGGTGGAACAAAGCCTGGCGGAAATCCGGGCGCGGCTGCAGGGTTCGTGGGTTTGCCCCGAACCGGGCAGCATCCGCTGGCCGGCCTGCTGA